The nucleotide sequence AACACAACAAAGAACCTAAGGCTAATAGATTATGGAACTAAAATAAATATGGAGCCAAATCTGCACCCCAAAAGAGAGATACTGTAGATTGTAGTGGTGCTGCACTAACATCCCCAAAAGCATAAGCCATGATGTTTGAAGCTAAAGGCTCTGAACCTGAACTCTACTTCTATGCTTTAATCACAGTCAGGAAGACTTGTGGGATTTCCAGTCATTCTCACAATCCTTTACTCTCACACAAGGAAGTGTTGGCCTGGAGATGAAAAACAGATAAAGGGAAACACATGGATGCTGACCTAACAACACACCACTTATCTTTACATTCAGCAAAACTTCGAAGTGGAGGGAGAATTTGCTCTTGTTTGGAAATCCAAGTTTAGGCATCCAAACACATATCAGAAAATCTAAATATCTGGCTTCAATTTAGGGTGCTGCTGTGGCTCCCACTTAAGTTGTGTTGATGTTCTGACAAACTCTGAATTTTGAAATTAGGTATTTATGTAACCGTCCACATAGgaatttaaaaactaaaaataaaaaaaaaacccaaccctgtgATTAGTTTCTTAACTAAACAATCACCCTCTTTGCAAAACAGCTATTGCAGGGTACTGTCAGCATCATACAAGAGCAAAATAAACCCTGCCTTTGCATGGGTTTATCATCACACTGACATATGCCACCACGGAGGTAAATATTTAAATAGTGTGCTATCTTTGGAATCTGCGATAAAAGGCACTGGTACTGTCAGGGTCCATATCCCAGGAGTACAGGTAAAGCATCTGGTGTGATGCCCAGGAACACAAACAGCCCTACCATCTGGGGGGAGCTCAGATCCACAAAACAAGCTCTGGGAGAGCTTAGGTCTCTGTAAGTTCTCAAGGTCTCTGTTCAGCTATCAAACAGCTGGGGATTTTGATTTAACAAAACAACTAGACTCTACCAGTAATCAGTAAAGGAAGACAGACACATGCAGCCAGCACATTACTCCTTCCCATAAACAGCCTTCTGTGGGACCCACCATAGAGCTAAGCCTCTCTAACTAGTTTGGATTGTACAAGTAATATTTATATATCTAAATTACCACAGAAGAGATCACCTCACCTACCTATGCAAGCAAAGACGAGACCAAGACTGAAACAATCAGAACCTCTGCCGTAAAGATTCTCCCACACATACTCCCTGCAAGCTGCGAACGTCTGCAAAGTTACTCTAGACTCAAAGAAGGATTCTCAGTGCACATTTCTGCACAGAGAACAGTGTGGCTATTCCAACCACATACCAGAAAAACAGCATTTGCTGAGAATTACTGAGAGCCcccaccacatccctgcataTGTCCTCAAAAAACAAGTCTCAAGCCTAAATTACTCTCAAGTCCTGCCCAGACTCACAGGTATGACTGGGGCAGAATTTAGCCCCAACAACGTCTAGAAGCAAAGGAAGAACATCACTTTGCTGACAAAGCTTGTCATCAGACAAACCAAAATGTACCAAGCCTCTGTGCAGtgttatcatagaatagttcgggttggaaggggccttcaaagctcatccagtccaaccccttccatgagcagggacatcttcaactagatcacattgctcagagccccatccagcctggcctgggatgtttccagggatggagcatctaccacctctctgggtaacctgaaCCAGTGTTTCACTACACTGTTATAACATGGTGTTCACTGGTTGTTCCATAGCCGCCTTTTGAAACTAGGGGACCTCTCTGCACTGGCCAGGTCATGCACAGAGTTCTCTAAGGGCATGTCAAGGATCTTCACAGAAATGAGAATCTGGCTCAAAAATCCATCCACTCAACAGCAACCTCCTTGTGTATCACAAAAATCTTGAATACTTTTGCAACTCAAATGGTAAAACTTGTTTAATAGCCATACAAGCTTTGAGAGTTTTCAAACATGCTTGATGAAACTACaaatcaacaaaataaaacaagctaGGCAGTGGTTCCAACTAAATGCCAAGTACAGTAAGAAGAAAATCAATCCACAGCGGCAAGTAATAGCTCtttttttgttctgctgttttCACGCTTAAGCCTAAAATAGCCAAGATATATCTAATGCATGTGTCACAGTTTTACCTGAGCTAGCAATCCAACCACAAAAgttgctcactcactccccttccccaaataggggagagaattgaatgGGAAATGAGAAACTCATAGATTGAGACAAACACAGTAGTATTTTGTTATTCTATTAAACTaacatactactactactatgtaaaatggaaatagaaaataaaagatactcaatgcaattcctcacaaaatcCGTCCAtgccgagcagccagtcccaggaagcagcacctggccccaaacagctgatcctggagagagaagagagaaaaaggccgaaaggcccagaggcctctgcaaaagggcaggatggcaaaaggctgaactaaagaaactcccaaacagaactccactGAGACAGAACAGAAACCGGAACGGGTCTCCATGTGCCTAACTGGAAAATCGAACTTTCCTTAAAtacgaagcatgatgctaatagcattgaatattcttattgatcaatctggatgtcagtcaagctctgccccatccacagctcccttcctcactgcctcacacctgtagccagagagctcagaaagaccttggctccctAAGATAACAGTAGGCTCTTACactctctttgttccaactcaaaaccactggaaagttacttgaagaaaaacattaattctgacCCAGGGCGTTATCTGCTTGttttcaaactaaatccaaacaacaaatatgctagctacaaaaaataaaagcttttaactgcatgaagaaaatgaactcgctttcagtcaaaccagcacagcgtGGAGTGACTGTAGCAACACACAATACTTGAAACAGGGCCTTGGATAGGTCTCATCAGCAACAATAATTGTTCACCAGATACAAATATCCTGTAGGTGCTAAATGAACACCAGGAACTAGCGCACAAGTGACACAGAGAAAAGATTGTCCTGGGGTAATTGCAAGCCAAGAGCACAGCTGTGAAATTGCTCTGGCAGACACTGTCACAACAAAAACCACGATCCGTTTAGACACACACATTAGAGTCTTCATGACATCTGCAATTTGTTAAAACTCCCAATATGTCACTTCATTCTGAGGATGTGAGGAGAAACTGAGCCTGTACGCTGTTTGCCTGCATATACCTCAGCTCATCAGCACTTTTTACATGTTTTACCGTGCTTCTAATAAAACACTGGGCAGGTACTAAGGGGCAAGCAAAGAGGAGAGCAGTTTCTGTTGCTTGCACACTTATGGCTATAGAAGCGTGCAGTAGCACAGGCATGCCAGGGGAAATAGTATTTGTGAGTTTCCACACCAGCACATTCAGAAATACAGCAATTGCGATTCAGGTGCAAAGATAAACCATTGGCACCATTTAAATGAACTCAGTGTTTCTGAAATGCCAACTGTAAAAAACTGCTGATATTTAATTCCGTTAGATATACTGCATCTGTGTTTATGGCTTAGTGTTGTTGCCAGAGCGCCCCAGGAGCTTTGGTCTGGGAGCCAAGCCAGTGTCTACCAACTTAGGTGGACTACTGTGGATACAAAAAGATCCAATATTCCAATATTCATGCAGATTTTCagaaatttttgttttatttaaaactagCATGTGTGGagagaaataaaacagtgatttaaTATGCTGTGCAATTATGGGCCTATTTCTTCCACTTTGGCATTTCAGTAGCTTGTTTTGAAGTGCAGAGAATCGGAAATCTGGTTATTTCTACCTTAACTATTCATATGTGGATAAACACAAAGAAATTCAGTCATGGAATGCCTttccattaaaaaaggaaaaggccaAATATAGTTGCATCACAAAAGCTGGACACTTACACTATTTATACAGATGGTCATTGTAACTGTTACAGTCAAATAACAGTTGaatgtttttccttcttctgctCCTTATGGTACAGATTTATATCCTTCTGTTACAAGAAGCTCTGATTTGTCAATGAAGGTGCCCTGGTGTTCTGAGCCTTGAAGTTTTAAGATTCTCTTCTGCTTGAAACTGGAGTAGGTGTTCTCCAATCCTCCCTACAGAAAACCAGAAGAATTCTGTTCATTAAATTGAGAAAAAACTGTATGCCTCAGTCTAAAGAAAATTAAACAGAATTAGTAAAAACAAAGAGTATATATTCTGTCTTCAGGGAATATTTTAAGCATCTGTGTTATTAGTGTACACAATTTTATTTCACAGGGACACGTAGGATGCTTGGCCATCTGCTGAAAATGCAATGCTGCCAAATATCACAGATTCACACCTTGAGTCTGGAAATTGAGCTCACATGGCAAATCCATGCATTTCTTGTGGTGTCTGCATTCCACTGGCCTTTCCTTTACCCGCTACTCAGTTTCACACTTCACTGACTGCTAAGCTAGATTGCTTCGCAGTTTTTCAAAGAGCAGAACCCAATTTTGCGAAGTCCCACTGACTGCGacagaggtgctggcaggataCCTGACTATATGCTTGACAGGTTTTCAGAACGGGGAAACACAAGAAAATCAGTGTTTCAGAGATTAGGGCCCCCCACTCAAAGCCACTGGCATCAGGAAAAGGAGTAACGTTGTACAGGTCAGGGAAAAGTCTTCCCtgcattttaaaaaagtaatCAGAAGGAAAATCCGTAAAGGCTGAATGTAACAGGCCACCAGCTTATACTACAAAAAAACCACTGAGTTTTCCATTAATACCTGATTTAATCAAAACCCTGCCATACTTTTACTTCATATAAATCTGTTCCTTGTGCCTAATTAGGTGAGAGTATGGGACTAACATTCCCCTTACTTAAAGGGTTTTAGCCAGATCAGGACCAAGGCAATAACAGCAAAAACAGGTTTCAGGCAATCTCATTGGAAATCCTGCACAGGTTCATAATTTTGCCACTTTCTATAGAAGCGAGATATGCTAGATAGTGCAAAAGTCACCATTATAGTTGTTGAGCCTGACAGGAAATAAATTTCTAGCACCTACTGGCAACTGACAAAATAACAAATATAGACTGTACTTTTTAAAGTTCAGAGACCTACCTAACATTAACGCAGTTTTTCTTGTTACCTCAAatttaaaaagtgatttttaaactCTTCTATTATTTATTAGGTTAGCAGGCATACACTCAGATTTTTATTACTGAAACTGCAATATACCGCTAGTGCCTCCACAGCTCAGGGCTTTGAGGCCCATGTCTGGCTAGGACACAACACATCATGCATGTCTGTGACTGCAGGCTGCATTGCTTCACCCCCAAACCGGCCAGCTAGCACAGGCATCACTGTCGCTAGGTTGATTATAGGGGAAGTCTCACAGTTTAAGACAGTCAGgtcaaaaaagctgaaaaatactCTGACTTTTTACCTTTGCAAAATTATTTGCTTGTAGAGTTGTCTTGCCAGTAAGCCTGAGCTACCTAATTCAAAGGTAAACCAGGTAGCATTGCTGAGCTGTAGTCACTTCTGTGCAGACACACGGTGTATGACAAAAGCTACATcaccttttttctttatattttgatACTTCGTAAGGagtatttttcatgtatttttgctGCGCTGAATTACATGGTTTTTTTCTGTAGGTTTCAACACAAACTGCAAACAGCATTTCACAGGACTGAACTTTTATTGTTCTGTCTTATCTGTAAAATAGGGATAACCCTCACTTgtgtttaaaactttattttctagGAGCACTTCGCAAAGCTCGCTGCCCTCCCTGCCTTTAAGTACATACACACAGCATCCCCTGAAATTCTGGTGTATTGTtaattctttctccctttccatctGTTGCTATTATTTTAATATCCTTTCCTATTCATTTCTTCCGAAAGTCTTCAGGTATTTTGCTtggttgtttgtctttttttttttttaatgcagattcCCAACGGCACACCTATGTTTGGAAATGTTCTTTGAAAGGTATCTGTTGTCAGTACCACATCATTCATCAGCTCAACAGCCAAATGGATTTCTCAGAACTCCTGCTTGTTCAGCCATCTTTCTCTGTAGTTCTCCCAGCGGGACAGAATGAAATTAAACCAGGCTTTAAATTATTTAGTCAGAGATAATTGAGTTTGGAAAGTCATACTAGAGAATGGTCACCCAGGGAAGTAGCTAAATATGAttttgggggaggaggagggccaGGAGAAGGGAGTTGACATGTCATATTAGGTACAGTACAATCACAAACGTTATCAGTCCCCATAGTAAAAGGCACAAGCTGCTCTTTCATTCTGGTTGtgcagaaaataatttcctgCCCACTTAAGAATGGCATCCTTTCCCCTCTGAAGAAATCAGGCCTTAAGGGGGCTGAAAAACCTGGTGAACAGATTACCTCATTTTTAAGGGGACTACATTTTCTCAATAAAAGAACAAGCAGAACTTGTTTTTACCTTATTAACTTTTCATAACACCATGAGGGCCTCCTATAAGGCACAAAAGCTAACTAGAATTAAAAGGCTGTGTTGATCTCACTGCTGCTTTTAACTCAACAGTGACACAGACAGGTTTCCTTGAGGAAAAAGTATTCTCTAGTTTAGCTGTATCTGAATCTATTGTAAAACAGGGATCATTCTTGTTTACCTTCAGTAATAACATAGCTCTGTGAATACCTATTCTTATTTTACTCCCCCCTCTTCCTAGCCATCAAAAATCAACATTCCCCTGGATATATCCTGATGGGAGCAGAACAGTCCTGCCATTTTcactgtgctcagcactggtgaggccacaccttgaatcctgtgttcagttttgggtccctcatcataagaaagacattgaagtattggagagagtgcagaggaggcaacaaagctggcgaggggtctggagcacaagtgtgatgaggagtggctgggggagctggggctgttcagcctggagaaaaggaggctgacgggagaccttatcactgtctacaactgcctgaaaggaggttgtagcatggagggggttggtctcttcttctgagtagcaagtgatgagaggaaatggactcaagttgcaacaggggaggtttagattgggtattaggaaaaaattcttcacagagaagGCTGTCAAGcagcggaacaggctgcccaaggaagtggtggagtcaccatccctggaggtgtttaaaagacatgtagacgaggttcttagggacatgtttagtgctagagttaagctatggttggactcgaagatcttcAGGGTTTCTTTCAAACGAAATTATTCTATGAATCACTTCTGGGCTCGGTTGCTCTCTCAGAAAGCTCCACTGTAACACGGCCCCCGAGACAGAAGCGCCGCTCTCCCCTCCCCAGCGCTGGGACCGGCCTCGCCCCGTCCCGGACCCCTGGGGGAGTCAAGGGCCCCGCCCGCAGCTGGCGGGGAGCGCCCGGCGCCACCGCCTCCCCATCGCGCCTGCGCGCCACGGCAACGGCGGGTGCGGCGCAGCATGTCGCTGCCCGAACCTCTGAGGAGGCGGCTGGACACCTTCAGCCGCACCGTCTTCACCGACAGCCACCGCCCCGGCCCGCAGTACCTGGCCGACCGCGCAGGTAACGCGCAGCGGCTCGCCGGGCGGCGCGCCAGCAACAAAAATGGCGGCGGGTGCGGCCGGAGTGAGGGGTGAGGGAAGCTTCCCAGGAATGAAGATGGCGTCAGGCGTCACCTGGCGGCCGTTGGCTGGGGCGTGGCGCTGACGGCCTAGCCCGCCCGCCCCGGGGAAGGGCCGTGAGGGCTGAGGGATCCCGCCGGCGGGGCGTCCACGGTGGTCCCTGTTCACCCCAGGCAGGGCCCTGTAATCTGCAGAGGTGGGTTTGGGttcaaagggaccttcaaagttcatccagttcaactcctgccatgagcagggacatcgtcaccagatcaggttgctcagagccccgtccagcctggcctgggatgtccccagggatggggcatctaccacctctctgggcaacctgggccggtgtttcaccaccctctgtgtaaaaaatttcttcacgtctagcttgaatctcccctcctttagtgtAAAActattaccctttgtcctgtcacaacacacCTTTCTATTGAATGTTGTCTGGAGTGAAACTACAGCAGCTGCTCCATCACCCAGCACTCCCCACACCACCATGTTGCAGGCCTGGGACCAGCTTCCTTTAAATATTAAACGGGAAACAGTCTTGATTTAAAAGAACGTGCAGAGAACACATTACACACACTCTTTAAAGCTTAGTAAGCTTCTTTGCGTAAAATATAGCAGATAAAATCCACTGTTACTCACCCAACAGGCACTCTGCCTGTGcccaaataaaaaagtaaaaattcctTACAAAGAACACAGAACAAATAAGGGAACTGAGCTATTGTTTTAAGGTCAGTAGTCCTGCACAGTTAGGGCACCAGATGCTTAAAGCATGACAAGGTATACTGAGCTAGGTAACAGAAACTCAAGCTTGCAGTATGCCAGCTTTCTCCTTATATTTCCAAGTCTGTCATAATGATCGATAACTGTGCCTTCATTGCCAGTGAAACTTGCAGGCCAGCATGCCCCCTTTTCATAGCTTTAGAGTGAAAGTAAGCATGAGAATAAACAGTCTGTCTATATAGAGAGGCTACATTAATTTCAACTGATAAATCCATTCAAAGCTGATAAAATAATCAAAAAGTCATTTCAAGATAGGAGTACTCATTTTCTTTGTGTAGTTATACTGCTAACACTTACTAGTTACCAATTCTTCATTTCATTTATCAAacaatactgaaatatttttcttaactcCAGGAGTGGCTTTATTTCTagtcatttattttctatttccaaTTATGAAAACTCATGTGAATATCCAACTCACCAAAACCAGTTGCAAGTGTACCATTGACTGCTTGGAGGTCGGGATTACACAAATATTAAGTTTACACGTATATACCTTAGTGAGTTGCTCTAGCATCAAAGAATTGGCCATTGCAATATTGTCTGGCTTTTTCATGAATTTTAGCAATCCCAGAAAATAAGCATTAGTTCAATTTAGGAGCAGAAAAATGAATTAGAATTAGCTTCCATTGCTAAACGTTAATCCAAAAGAGTTTTAAAACTTGAGCAGAGGTTACAAATACCAATGCTATGTCAATGAAGCCTCTAACATACCTAAAACATTGTAATCACAATTGAAATTAGAGCTCTCGGcttctctgttttaaaataacatgGCCATGAACCATTAAATTTTCATCCAATACATATAGGGCAGAAACATAGTTACTAGTAATCAGATGGTCATATTTCTTTGAAAGATAAACCAGTATTTTAGAGTTGTATCTCAGTAGCCTTTGAAGTCCTCCTGGTATTTAAGAGGTTCATTCAGTAGGACAGCTAGGACAAGTTATGGTAGATGGTGAAATTGTGTTTGAGATACCTATAGACTTTCATTCCTTTGCAGATGTAAGAAAGTATTGATACTTTAAAACGGGGttattaaacaaatatatatataggttATCTTGCACCTTCTATTTCAGTATAACAAATCCCTGCCCCTCACAGCCTACCCTTAAGGTCTGTCCCAGTTCTGTTGCCAAatcctcctcctttcccatctCATCTGATAGCCACCATGAATACTTCTGCAACTGGCATAAAGGCTTCTGGAAAAGCCTGTACCAGGCATATGTCTGGACTGGAAAATGGGCTGCCAGACTGAGATGAAACAACGACAGCTGTGAGAGTGGTTGAGGATATGGAAGGAGAAGGCAGTGGCAGAAGAGAGATGGTTCTGAGGTTGGAAGTCAGACAATGTGGCTGTTTAGACTAATTTTCAATCAAATATCACCATTGTGACTGACAGGGGCACAGGACTTGAATACAAATCAGCAGGTCACAATGAATACTTTCTAAACCCACTCAGAAAGTACCAAGTGAAGATGTGCCTACAGACTTCATTTGGGGAAAACATGAAAAAGTAGACTGCTGGCAATTTAAGTAGAGTGGATGCTGTATTAGTTAACTAGAATATGGCAATAAAACTTCAcccattaaaaattaattattccCTTAAAACAAGATAAAATTTAAAAGGGCATTCTAAGTCTAATCCTGAAGGTCTGTTATTAAATCCTAGATATTTACTGCCTGCACATTAGAGTtcaatatttgcttttgtttacATTGTATGAATGCATTTTGTTCTCTGCAGGCTTTAAAGGTTAAGTTCATTTGACCTATTTGAAATCATTAGCTCTTAAGAACTAGATGAATTACAGGCTTCTTACAACATCGTTTCTGTTCAAATGTCTATTTAAATAAAGATTGAAAATGAAGAGTGGGCAATGCAAACCTGCTCTCTAGCAGTAAGTCTTTACTCAGGAGGATCATCTACAAAATAATGATAATTCAGTATGTGCTCATTTAAACTTTGGCCATTCTCTTAGGAACAGCAATGAAATAACCACTAAATCTGCAAGGTCAGTATATGGCACTACTTGAGCTAAGCCTATCAGTCCGAGGTTGTGGAGTAAACCATAAGCCACCAGGTAATCAGCAGATTCTGAACTTAAATATATTACTATGTTATAAAATTTCTGGGTCCTGTGAACTAAAAGTTGCATTAGATTCTAGGAAATGGTGTAACTCAAGATAGGGTAAGAAGTTTTTCTCTGGATATACAGAAATATTTGTCCTAACATTTGACTGGGAAGAGTGTTAATGCCCTGCTTGAGTCAAGATGGGGCAGGATCTTTCTGTTGTATTTATGGAAGGGAGGTGGAATGATAGACTTCTTTCTGTCTACAGGTATTGAAATAATCTCCAGTTTACCGCTGCAGATGTCCCTCTATttcaatgtttattttttcccattttggtggCTCAGCACAGTTGTAATGCTCCATCTGAAGGTGAGTCCTGAAGGAAAATGAAGGTTTGCAAAGGTAAGATGTTTCTAGTACTGAGATAAAGCTCACTGGAATTAGAGGTTATTAGGTTTATTTGGGAATTCTTTGAAACTGAAGGTTTGAGAGTATTTGAAAGCCAATACAACACTGTCAACTTACGGTAGCATACAGCACCTTAATTTAATAATGAACAGCATGTTATGAAACAGCATAGCAGAAACATTTACCATCTTCTGCCTTCTAGTATCCAGTCTTGTCAGACTACTACAAATTCATCCTGGTCACAATCATGATCCTCGTCTCTCTGATAGAGGTCATTCGACTCTACCTGGGGTACTTGGGCAACCTGCAGGAGAAGGTATGTTACCACATGTGCATGTTAATGTGTGTGGGAGAGCTTACTGGAATTAAACATAAATAAAATGGTCAACCAGTTCATCCAAGAGATTTAAGTTGAAGAGATGGTTATTTCCCTTAAGTAACAGTCTGCATTTTCTATTCATTTGGCATCAGATTCCATTTAATTTTGTACATACCAACAATTTTTCCCTCAGAAGAGAGCCCTCTTGCTCCCTATAACTTTGTCAGAAAAAATAAGTATGGCTAAAAACACAGTATGTAGGAATATTTAGCCACCTCACTTTACCATTTCACATTATGTGCTGGCttttggaaaaactgaaaaaaaaatttcttcacaggatTTTGGATTTTCTCATCTCCAACTGCCAGTTTTTAATAGGTGATGTCTCCTTATTATAGGTCCCTGAGCTGGCTGGGTTTTGGCTACTGAGTCTCTTCCTGCAGTTGCCTGTCATTCTTTTCTTGCTATTTAACGAAGGCCTGAAAATTCAGCTGCTGGAGCGAGCAGTCCACATCATCTTTGCCCTCTTCCTCAGCTTCCAAGTCATTGCAGCCTTTGTCACCCTGAAAAGAATGGTGAACAAACTGGCAGCTCACTTCCATCTTAATGAATTTGACTGGCTGGAGGAACATCCAGCCCGGGTAAAGAAGAGAGAGGAGTTTCCATGGCTGGTGGGGGCCCCAGTGCTGGCTGAGGAATCACACACTGAGGGCCTGAGAAGCTAACAGAGTCAGGCCTCATGCTGCTacagctctggttttgttttgttgggcaATTCTTTACCTTCCTACATCAAAGATACTAAAACAACAGATCTTTCTTAAGAGCCAACATTAAACCTCAGAGATTGGAGCTCCActctgctaggaaaaaaaagaaatcaaagccaGTTAAGTAAGTGGCTTGAGTGGACTGTTACTGCATAGAATACCAACAGAACAGATTTGGTGGTTTTTTGCATTTTACAAAGTCatgtggcatttaaaaaaaaaaaagcctttttttcttcactgtttgcACAGAGTTGTTATGTTTACAATAAATCTttcatacatatttttatttgtgttgATACTGATACCAGTTTGCTCTGTGTTCTTCCAGATATATTGCACATATTTAATGTCTGGTACCTcagttaagagaaaaaaaaaaccaaacacaaccccaAACCAAAGAACCCCAAGAAATCTTGAGGGCCAGAAAGAACAATGATAAGACAGTGAACAAAGACTACAGTTTCAGAGATGGTCTTGAAGATAATTCCAGCACTAGGAATTCCTTACTAATAAACCAggaatagaatttaaaaaaatatttcttcctcaagaCACATACACTCATCTTCTTTGGCTTAGGTAGAGTTTTAACTATCAAGCCATTCAAACAGGGTGGTGCCATTTTCTGAGAGGACTCAATAAGTCAGCAGTAGCAAAATTATAGCCATTAAAAAAATTGGTTTATGTTACTGAAAGGCAGAGCCTGTTTCTCACAAGCCAAGACACATACCAAGGCTCTTTCATTCCTATTATTTGTATTAATGCGTAAGAATATCTGCTCCGGTTTTGGTAATGGCTAAATGTTCACTTTTTCTGTCAAGGAGGGATGGGCAATCAAAAGTTTAAATGAATTGTCCATCTAACCTTTTGAGTCTTCACCCGGGCAAGAGTCATCAGTTTTCGGAGCTGGCACAAACACACTATCTGCTCAAAGGAACGCGAAGAAGATGGGTCTACCACAAAAAACGCACAAGATACTAAAGCTACTGCATATTTAAAGCTTATAGAACCTCTAGCAAAAAAGACGACGTTACCTTTGTTTTATACaaaaacacttcattttcttttaatcgATGAGTGAAAGGTACAATTAATTCTAAATTTCCTCCTCTTTGTTACTATAAAAGATACTAGCAGAGCACACAcccctttatttttaaacaaactaCTGCCTTGAATTGGCTACTGTGCAGAAAAAAGACTTATGTAAAAGAGTCTTCAGGAGCATCTTTAGCACGTAATCTGAAACATTTAGGGCCCCATATTCGGAAACTGCAAGAGAGACAGTGAGGTTTAAGCAGAAGTTGCATAATTTCAGAATCAC is from Patagioenas fasciata isolate bPatFas1 chromosome 3, bPatFas1.hap1, whole genome shotgun sequence and encodes:
- the TMEM17 gene encoding transmembrane protein 17, with translation MSLPEPLRRRLDTFSRTVFTDSHRPGPQYLADRAGIEIISSLPLQMSLYFNVYFFPFWWLSTVVMLHLKYPVLSDYYKFILVTIMILVSLIEVIRLYLGYLGNLQEKVPELAGFWLLSLFLQLPVILFLLFNEGLKIQLLERAVHIIFALFLSFQVIAAFVTLKRMVNKLAAHFHLNEFDWLEEHPARVKKREEFPWLVGAPVLAEESHTEGLRS